The Etheostoma spectabile isolate EspeVRDwgs_2016 chromosome 24, UIUC_Espe_1.0, whole genome shotgun sequence genome contains a region encoding:
- the LOC116673844 gene encoding claudin-10-like — protein sequence MQIRVVQIWGFLMIVVGWIFVACTMAMEGWKISTIGGMGGSAVVKVRWYWSNLWRSCVTDSINISNCYDYPVLWSVEGHIQIVRGLLMAALSLGVLGFVLGMMGMECTFIGGKDRSKYKKICASGWCHIISGLLSTCGYAVYAHYVSFEYFSLNFDGLKYDLGTPLFLGWVGSAFHMTGGFFYVWSVCAPFCGEEETEINVQPLPDLEQNKPTSPLSTVSKITFKTKVASESEFSPKSKQSDLSGTSSSLERTSKSGRTAKSRQSSQTGQTTRSAMWRSGSEAGSESLTGPTMSGSSSIKTKRFFKKSYI from the exons ATGCAGATCCGTGTGGTCCAGATCTGGGGTTTCCTGATGATCGTTGTTGGCTGGATCTTTGTTGCCTGCACCATGGCCATGGAGGGCTGGAAGATCAGCACCATTGGGGGCATGGGGGGCTCCGCCGTCGTCAAGGTGAGATGGTACTGGTCCAACCTGTGGAGATCCTGTGTTACGGACTCAATCAATATCAGTAACTGTTACGACTACCCTGTGCTCTGGTCTGTGGAGG GTCACATCCAGATAGTACGAGGCCTGCTGATGGCAGCTCTTTCCCTCGGCGTGCTGGGGTTTGTGCTTGGTATGATGGGCATGGAGTGCACCTTCATTGGGGGAAAAGACCGGTCAAAGTACAAGAAGATTTGCGCCAGCGGATGGTGCCACATAATCAGCG GTTTGCTGTCCACATGTGGGTATGCTGTTTATGCACATTATGTCTCATTTGAATACTTCAGTCTTAACTTTGATGGACTAAA ATATGACCTTGGCACCCCGTTGTTCCTCGGCTGGGTCGGCTCGGCCTTTCACATGACTGGTGGTTTCTTCTATGTGTGGTCAGTGTGTGCGCCGTTCTGCGGAGAAGAGGAAAC gGAAATAAATGTCCAGCCACTACCAGACCTCGAGCAAAACAAGCCCACCTCACCTCTGTCCACAGTGTCCAAGATCACATTCAAGACCAAAGTGGCCTCAGAGTCAGAGTTTTCGCCTAAGTCTAAGCAGTCAGACCTGTCTGGAACTTCCTCAAGTTTAGAACGCACATCCAAATCTGGACGCACAGCCAAGTCAAGGCAGTCATCCCAGACTGGGCAAACCACCCGCTCTGCAATGTGGAGGTCAGGATCCGAGGCGGGATCAGAGTCACTAACGGGGCCAACTATGTCAGGCAGCTCGAGTATTAAGACTAAACGGTTCTTTAAAAAATCTTATATTTGA
- the LOC116673843 gene encoding claudin-10-like gives MTSVCTPEPSHHYTQTQYTASDCVSVMLKVLVFRRRCSAGGGVAKFCRTANADAPVLIRPSHLSVSLLKKRSLSCPSQDLQAPGKMGNMATEIVAFVLTISGWILVSSTLRLDYWKVSSVDGTVITTATFWSNLWKTCVTDSTGVSNCKDFPSMLALDAYIQVCRGLMIGAVCLGFFGAIFALVGMKCTKIGGSEITKARLTVLSGFHFILNGLCCMTACSIYAHRITTDFFDPLFYAQKFELGAALFIGWAGSLMCILGGLIFCFSLSKGFSVRAEYSYTGAASFETARNKHRKTRNNLHNEPGEPSRQFGRNAYV, from the exons ATGACTAGCGTGTGCACCCCCGAACCCTCCCAccactacacacagacacaatatACAGCAAGTGATTGTGTGTCAGTGATGTTGAAAGTATTGGTTTTCAGGCGTAGATGCTCGGCAGGTGGAGGAGTAGCAAAATTCTGCAGAACAGCCAACGCTGACGCACCTGTCCTGATCCGACCCTCCCACCTGTCTGTGTCACTTCTGAAGAAAAGATCTCTGTCCTGTCCCAGTCAGGACCTCCAAGCCCCAGGAAAAATGGGCAACATGGCAACAGAGATCGTTGCCTTTGTCCTGACCATCTCGGGGTGGATCCTGGTGTCTTCCACCCTGCGGCTAGACTACTGGAAGGTGTCCTCTGTGGACGGGACGGTCATCACTACCGCTACCTTCTGGTCTAACCTGTGGAAAACATGTGTGACTGATTCCACTGGTGTGTCTAACTGCAAAGACTTTCCTTCAATGCTGGCTCTGGATG CCTATATCCAGGTGTGTCGAGGTTTGATGATCGGCGCTGTATGTCTGGGTTTCTTTGGTGCCATCTTCGCCTTGGTAGGAATGAAGTGCACAAAAATAGGAGGCTCGGAGATCACCAAGGCTCGTCTTACTGTCCTCTCGGGCTTCCACTTCATTCTCAACG GCCTCTGCTGCATGACTGCATGCTCCATATATGCTCACAGGATCACAACTGACTTCTTTGACCCCCTCTTTTATGCCCAGAA GTTTGAGCTGGGTGCAGCTCTCTTCATCGGCTGGGCTGGATCTCTAATGTGTATCCTAGGCGGACTTATCTTCTGCTTCTCACTGTCCAAAGGCTTCAGTGTCAG AGCTGAATACTCCTACACTGGAGCTGCATCATTTGAGACAGCACGCAACAAGCACAGAAAGACAAGAAACAACCTTCACAATGAACCAGGGGAGCCATCGAGGCAGTTTGGAAGAAATGCCTATGTGTGA
- the LOC116673850 gene encoding claudin-10-like isoform X1, with product MCRTLAQILGLLLCIVGWGFVACTLAMDHWRVAQLGGPGCSTVVTAWYWSDLWRDCYEDSTALVNCVDFQVLWTVKTYIRAVRGLLMIGLCLGFIGTVLTCYGIECTHTGGDQSSYDRMLITASAFHLVGCTSDMAGYCLYINRVVAEFLHSKADPSKMRYEIGLPLYLGLVGSLLILLGCTIHGATVCRVNHPRIQYSHSLQQISHGSIFKGKVEEK from the exons ATGTGTAGGACACTGGCTCAGATCCTGGGCCTGCTGCTCTGCATAGTGGGCTGGGGCTTTGTGGCTTGCACCCTTGCCATGGACCACTGGAG GGTGGCCCAGCTGGGGGGTCCAGGGTGCTCCACTGTAGTGACAGCTTGGTACTGGTCTGACCTGTGGAGGGACTGCTATGAAGACTCCACGGCTCTGGTGAACTGTGTAGACTTCCAAGTGTTGTGGACGGTCAAAA CATACATCCGGGCAGTCAGGGGGCTCCTGATGATTGGCCTTTGCCTCGGCTTCATTGGCACAGTGCTCACATGTTACGGGATTGAGTGCACACACACCGGTGGAGACCAGAGCAGTTACGACAGGATGCTAATAACAGCGTCTGCTTTCCACCTGGTCGGCT GCACATCAGACATGGCTGGTTACTGTTTATACATAAACAGAGTGGTTGCTGAGTTTTTACACAGCAAAGCAGATCCATCAAAAATGAG ATATGAAATTGGACTCCCTCTATACCTTGGCCTGGTAGGGAGTTTACTCATTCTACTTGGCTGTACAATTCACGGTGCAACTGTATGCAGAGTTAACCACCCAAG GATACAATACTCTCACTCTCTGCAGCAGATATCCCATGGTTCCATTTTTAAGGGAAAAGTAGAAGAAAAATAA
- the LOC116673850 gene encoding claudin-10-like isoform X2 produces MCRTLAQILGLLLCIVGWGFVACTLAMDHWRVAQLGGPGCSTVVTAWYWSDLWRDCYEDSTALVNCVDFQVLWTVKTYIRAVRGLLMIGLCLGFIGTVLTCYGIECTHTGGDQSSYDRMLITASAFHLVGCTSDMAGYCLYINRVVAEFLHSKADPSKMRYEIGLPLYLGLVGSLLILLGCTIHGATVCRVNHPSRYPMVPFLREK; encoded by the exons ATGTGTAGGACACTGGCTCAGATCCTGGGCCTGCTGCTCTGCATAGTGGGCTGGGGCTTTGTGGCTTGCACCCTTGCCATGGACCACTGGAG GGTGGCCCAGCTGGGGGGTCCAGGGTGCTCCACTGTAGTGACAGCTTGGTACTGGTCTGACCTGTGGAGGGACTGCTATGAAGACTCCACGGCTCTGGTGAACTGTGTAGACTTCCAAGTGTTGTGGACGGTCAAAA CATACATCCGGGCAGTCAGGGGGCTCCTGATGATTGGCCTTTGCCTCGGCTTCATTGGCACAGTGCTCACATGTTACGGGATTGAGTGCACACACACCGGTGGAGACCAGAGCAGTTACGACAGGATGCTAATAACAGCGTCTGCTTTCCACCTGGTCGGCT GCACATCAGACATGGCTGGTTACTGTTTATACATAAACAGAGTGGTTGCTGAGTTTTTACACAGCAAAGCAGATCCATCAAAAATGAG ATATGAAATTGGACTCCCTCTATACCTTGGCCTGGTAGGGAGTTTACTCATTCTACTTGGCTGTACAATTCACGGTGCAACTGTATGCAGAGTTAACCACCCAAG CAGATATCCCATGGTTCCATTTTTAAGGGAAAAGTAG
- the LOC116673850 gene encoding claudin-10-like isoform X3 — MCRTLAQILGLLLCIVGWGFVACTLAMDHWRVAQLGGPGCSTVVTAWYWSDLWRDCYEDSTALVNCVDFQVLWTVKTYIRAVRGLLMIGLCLGFIGTVLTCYGIECTHTGGDQSSYDRMLITASAFHLVGCTSDMAGYCLYINRVVAEFLHSKADPSKMRYEIGLPLYLGLVGSLLILLGCTIHGATVCRVNHPRYPMVPFLREK; from the exons ATGTGTAGGACACTGGCTCAGATCCTGGGCCTGCTGCTCTGCATAGTGGGCTGGGGCTTTGTGGCTTGCACCCTTGCCATGGACCACTGGAG GGTGGCCCAGCTGGGGGGTCCAGGGTGCTCCACTGTAGTGACAGCTTGGTACTGGTCTGACCTGTGGAGGGACTGCTATGAAGACTCCACGGCTCTGGTGAACTGTGTAGACTTCCAAGTGTTGTGGACGGTCAAAA CATACATCCGGGCAGTCAGGGGGCTCCTGATGATTGGCCTTTGCCTCGGCTTCATTGGCACAGTGCTCACATGTTACGGGATTGAGTGCACACACACCGGTGGAGACCAGAGCAGTTACGACAGGATGCTAATAACAGCGTCTGCTTTCCACCTGGTCGGCT GCACATCAGACATGGCTGGTTACTGTTTATACATAAACAGAGTGGTTGCTGAGTTTTTACACAGCAAAGCAGATCCATCAAAAATGAG ATATGAAATTGGACTCCCTCTATACCTTGGCCTGGTAGGGAGTTTACTCATTCTACTTGGCTGTACAATTCACGGTGCAACTGTATGCAGAGTTAACCACCCAAG ATATCCCATGGTTCCATTTTTAAGGGAAAAGTAG